One genomic segment of Primulina tabacum isolate GXHZ01 chromosome 9, ASM2559414v2, whole genome shotgun sequence includes these proteins:
- the LOC142556308 gene encoding malate dehydrogenase-like, with product MAKEPVRVLVTGAAGQIGYALVPMIARGVMLGPDQPVILHMLDIPPAAEALNGVKMELVDAAFPLLKGVVATTDVVEACTGVSVAVMVGGFPRKEGMERKDVMSKNVSIYKAQASALEKHAAANCKVLVVANPANTNALILKEFAPSIPEKNITCLTRLDHNRALGQVSERLNVQVSDVKNVIIWGNHSSTQYPDVNHASVKTAAGEKPVRTLVADVEWLNTDFITTVQQRGAAIIKARKFSSALSAASSACDHIRDWVLGTPEGTWVSMGVYSDGSYNVPAGLIYSFPVTCKNGEWSIVQGLAIDAFSRKKLDSTAQELSEEKALAYSCLS from the exons ATGGCGAAGGAACCAGTTCGTGTTCTCGTCACCGGCGCCGCAG GGCAAATTGGATATGCCTTGGTTCCTATGATTGCCAGGGGTGTTATGTTAGGTCCTGACCAGCCTGTCATTCTCCACATGTTGGATATTCCACCTGCCGCTGAGGCACTTAATGGAGTTAAGATGGAATTGGTGGATGCTGCATTCCCCCTTTTGAAAG GCGTTGTTGCTACAACTGATGTTGTTGAAGCTTGCACCGGTGTCAGTGTTGCAGTAATGGTTGGCGGATTCCCGAGGAAAGAGGGTATGGAGAGGAAAGATGTTATGTCGAAAAATGTCTCCATCTATAAGGCCCAAGCATCCGCTCTTGAGAAGCATGCTGCCGCTAACTGCAAG GTTTTGGTTGTTGCCAATCCTGCCAATACCAATGCATTGATTCTGAAGGAATTTGCACCGTCTATCCCGGAGAAGAACATTACTTGCTTGACTAGATTAGACCATAACCGTGCTCTCGGACAGGTTTCCGAGAGATTGAATGTCCAAGTGTCTGATGTTAAAAATGTCATTATCTGGGGAAATCACTCCTCAACACAGTATCCTGATGTCAACCATGCATCTGTCAAGACAGCAGCTGGCGAGAAGCCCGTCCGTACTCTTGTTGCTGATGTTGAATG GTTGAACACGGATTTCATTACAACTGTTCAGCAGCGTGGCGCAGCAATAATAAAAGCTAGAAAGTTTTCTAGTGCACTTTCTGCTGCTAGTTCGGCTTGTGACCACATTCGTGATTGGGTCCTCGGGACTCCGGAG GGTACTTGGGTGTCTATGGGTGTATACTCTGATGGCTCGTATAACGTCCCAGCAGGGCTCATCTATTCATTCCCAGTTACTTGCAAAAATGGTGAATGGAGTATCGTTCAAG GACTTGCCATCGATGCATTTTCGAGAAAGAAACTGGATTCGACTGCTCAAGAGCTGAGCGAGGAAAAAGCTTTGGCATACTCGTGCCTCTCTTAA
- the LOC142556307 gene encoding protein LIGHT-DEPENDENT SHORT HYPOCOTYLS 4-like yields MDPTTHQMNYPNIEINTFTITTPASGGSGSSSMLGSPSGSSASSPTTLSRYENQKRRDWNTFGQYLRNHRPPLSLSRCSGAHVLEFLRYLDQFGKTKVHTQLCPFFGHPNPPSPCPCPFRQAWGSLDALIGRLRAAYEENGGKPEANPFGARAVRLYLREVRDSQSKARGISYEKKKRKRPPPPQPAALPPS; encoded by the coding sequence ATGGACCCGACAACCCACCAAATGAACTATCCGAACATAGAGATCAACACATTCACCATCACAACGCCCGCATCCGGCGGCAGCGGCAGCAGCTCCATGTTGGGTTCACCGTCGGGGTCCTCCGCCTCCTCTCCGACGACACTCAGCCGCTACGAAAACCAGAAACGCCGAGACTGGAACACTTTCGGGCAGTATCTCCGAAACCACCGCCCTCCCCTCTCGCTCTCCCGCTGCAGCGGAGCCCACGTCCTGGAATTCCTCCgttatcttgatcagtttggcAAAACTAAGGTACACACTCAGCTTTGTCCCTTTTTTGGGCACCCGAACCCCCCTTCCCCCTGCCCGTGCCCCTTCCGTCAGGCTTGGGGCAGTCTTGATGCCCTTATAGGCCGCCTCAGGGCAGCTTACGAAGAAAATGGAGGCAAGCCGGAAGCCAACCCGTTTGGGGCTCGGGCAGTTAGGCTCTATTTGCGTGAAGTTCGTGATTCACAGTCTAAGGCAAGAGGGATTAGCTACGAGAAGAAGAAACGGAAGAGGCCGCCGCCGCCCCAACCTGCAGCGCTGCCTCCGAGCTAG